The following nucleotide sequence is from Triticum dicoccoides isolate Atlit2015 ecotype Zavitan chromosome 7B, WEW_v2.0, whole genome shotgun sequence.
AAGAAGGAGAGTCAATACTGGCTGGGCCAGAGGAAGGCGCCCATGGCGAACCTCCTCTTGTCCTCGACGTCGCCGGCGACGGGGAGGCCGTACTCCCGGAGCAGGCAGTCGATGCGCCACTCCGGCATCTCCTCGTAGTCCGTCTTCCTGTACCGCGGGTAATGCAGCGGCATCCGGAAGCCGCAGCTGAACGTGCCGCGctccggctgctgctgctgctggccgccGACGGCCTTGGCCATGCTCACGCTCACGGCAGGGCCCAAGGATCCCATGTCTGTGGGTGTGTGTTCGGTTGCTGCCTCTGAACGCCTTGTAACTTCCAAGCAACTGGAGTTGTGGCTGAGAAGGGAGTGCCAGAGGCTGGAAGGGCTTTTATAGATGGAAATGT
It contains:
- the LOC119341938 gene encoding uncharacterized protein LOC119341938 — encoded protein: MGSLGPAVSVSMAKAVGGQQQQQPERGTFSCGFRMPLHYPRYRKTDYEEMPEWRIDCLLREYGLPVAGDVEDKRRFAMGAFLWPSQY